Sequence from the Corallococcus sp. EGB genome:
GAAGCCCGGGCCGTACTCGCCCCTGTCCACCACCCGGGCCGGAGGCGGGGCGGTGACGACGCCCCGGCCGCACGCGCACGCCAGCACCTCCTGCACGTGCACCTGCTTCTCGAAGCGGGCGGGCACGTACTCGTACACCACCGAGGTTTTGCCCTTGCCCAGGGGCCTCAAGTCCTCGCTGCCGCACGCCGGGCAGTGGCGCTCCTCGGCCGGCACCGCGTGGCGAATCTCCCGCGCCGGGGCCCCCTCGGCCTTGCGGGCGGCTCTCTCTTGCCGCTTCTCTTTCGCGGCCTCGGCCTGGGCCGCCGTCGAGTCCGTGGCTCCACGCAACTCGGCGGCCACCGTCGGCAGCTTCTCCGTCCTCCTGCCGAAGACGTGACGCTCCAGCGCCGCCATCTTCGCCTCCAGCGACGTCAGGCGCTCCTTGAGCTCTTCGGCCTCTTCGCGCCAGGGGCAGAAGTGGTCTTGGGGAAGCTCACGGGGCACCGGGCTTCAACACCCCGCCGCCGCGCCGTGTCCCGGGCCGGGCACGTCAGGTGCCCGGACGCCCGGGAGGCGTCCAGGCGGGCTGGCGCCTCACCTGGGCCACGTCGATGCCGTCCAGCAGCATGGCCAACTGCGTGGCGTCCAGCGTCACCGCCTGCGCGCCCGCGTCCACCGGCGGCAGCCGGAAGCGGCCCGTCTCCAGCCGCTTGTACAGCAGCACGAAGCCGCCCCGGCTCCACGTCAGTACCTTGATGCGGTCGCCCCGCCTGGAGACGAAGGCGAAGAGGTGCCCCGAGTAGACGTCCTCGCCCCATGCCGTGCGCACCAGCGCCATGAGGCCGTCAATCGACTTGCGCATGTCCACCGGCTCCATCGCCAGCACCACGCGCACCGACGCAGGCAGGGCGAACATCGCTTCAGCGCCCCAACGCGGCGACGAGCCGGGCCACGTAACCGACGTCGGTACCTACCGCGAATCGCACCCGCGCTCCGCTCGTGGCCACCACCACCAGGGACTCCGGCGCCGCGGGGGCGCTCGCCACTCGCACCGGCAACAGCCGCACGGCTTCCGCTCGCGATGGAGCGGACCGCCGATGCCGGTACACCCACGACTGCAACGTGCTCAGCCGCATGCCGTGCGCCAACGCGAACTCCCGCTGCGTCTGCCCGCTCGCCTCAAAGGCCTCCGCGATGCGCGCCCACTCCGGCTTCTCCACCTGCTTCGCCATGCCCAGCAGCGTCCGCCGCGCCCCGCTACCCCGGCAATCCCTCACGGCACGTCGTTGGCCGGACGGTTACGAATCCTCCGCCATGACGCGAGTGTTCCCACTCCGGGCCTCCCGCGCGAGCCCCGCTGGTAGACACTGTTCCCCACCGGGCTTCTAGGGCGCGGGCGGGGCCGCTATGGTCCCTCCCCAGCGGAGGACTCGCCCGCCAGGAGCCATGAACTTCGTCTTCATCTCCCCTCACTTCCCCTCCCAGTACTTCCACTTCGCCACCGCGCTGCGCGAGCGTGGCGTGACCGTCCTGGGCATCGGCGACACTCCCTACGAGTCCCTGCGCCACGAACTGCGCGAAGCCCTGCGCGAATACTTCTTCGTCCCCAGCCTCAATGACTCGGACGCCCTGCTGCGCGCCACCGGCTACCTCACCTGGCGCCATGGCCGCATCGACCGCATCGAGTCCCTCAACGAGTCCTGGCTGGAAGTCGAAGCCCGCCTGCGCGAGGACTTCCACGTGTCCGGCCTCCAGCCCTCGGACATCCTCAAGCTGCGCTCCAAGTCCGGCATGGCCGAGGTCTTCCATGCCTCCGGCGTCCCCCACCCGGACCTGCTGCGCGTGCGCGACGCGGAGCAGGTGAAGACCTTCGCCGCCCGCGTGGGCTACCCGCTCGTGCTCAAGCCCGACGTGGGCGTGGGCGCTGCCCATACCTTCAAGGTCGCCAGCGACGCGGAGGTGGACGCGGCGCTCGCCCACCCGCTGCCCACGTCCTATGTCGCGCAGCCCTTCGTGCGCGGCACCATCGTCACCTACGACGGCATCGTGGACCGCCACGGCGTCATCGTCTTCAACCTCAGCCACGAGTACAGCGATGGCGGCATGGAGACCGTCACCGAACAGCGCGACATCTCCTTCTGGAGCCTTCAGCACATCCCCGCCGCGCTCGACGTGCTGGGCCGTCAGGTCGTCGCAGCGTTCGGCCTGCGCGAGCGCTGGTTCCACCTGGAGTTCTTCCGCCTGCCTGATGGCCGCTTCGTCGTGCTGGAGGCCAACCTCCGCCCGCCCGGCGGCTTCATGACGGACATGATGAACTACACGTGCGACATCGACGTGTACCGGCTCTATGCCCGCGTCGTGACGGGCGACCCGGTGGCGGACTTCCAGTACACGCCGCGCCACCACGTCTGTCATAGCGCCCGCCGTCACGCGCGCCGCTACCGCCACACGCATCAGCAGATCGTGGAGCGCCTGGGCAGCTCCCTGCTCGTGCACCGCGAGCTGCCGCCCATCTACCACTCGCTCCTGGGCGAGGAGATGTACCTCACGCGCCACCCGGACATGGAATCCATGCGGGAGGCGGTGCGCTTCATCCAGGCGACGTGAGCCTCACGGCTCCTGCTCCCAGGTGAGCGCGTACTCGGTGCGCTCCCCGTCGTCGTACAGCTTCGTCGCGCGAGGCGCCTTCGCGCCGCCCACTGCCAGCAGGGACTCGAAGAGGGCCTCCGCGTAGCCGGGCCCCCTGAGGCTCGAGTTGAAGTGCAGCTCGAAGTGCGCGGGGCCGCGCTCCACGAGCGTCACCTCCGTGTAG
This genomic interval carries:
- the tnpB gene encoding IS66 family insertion sequence element accessory protein TnpB (TnpB, as the term is used for proteins encoded by IS66 family insertion elements, is considered an accessory protein, since TnpC, encoded by a neighboring gene, is a DDE family transposase.), with translation MFALPASVRVVLAMEPVDMRKSIDGLMALVRTAWGEDVYSGHLFAFVSRRGDRIKVLTWSRGGFVLLYKRLETGRFRLPPVDAGAQAVTLDATQLAMLLDGIDVAQVRRQPAWTPPGRPGT
- a CDS encoding IS66 family insertion sequence element accessory protein TnpB, whose protein sequence is MAKQVEKPEWARIAEAFEASGQTQREFALAHGMRLSTLQSWVYRHRRSAPSRAEAVRLLPVRVASAPAAPESLVVVATSGARVRFAVGTDVGYVARLVAALGR
- a CDS encoding acetyl-CoA carboxylase biotin carboxylase subunit family protein, whose amino-acid sequence is MNFVFISPHFPSQYFHFATALRERGVTVLGIGDTPYESLRHELREALREYFFVPSLNDSDALLRATGYLTWRHGRIDRIESLNESWLEVEARLREDFHVSGLQPSDILKLRSKSGMAEVFHASGVPHPDLLRVRDAEQVKTFAARVGYPLVLKPDVGVGAAHTFKVASDAEVDAALAHPLPTSYVAQPFVRGTIVTYDGIVDRHGVIVFNLSHEYSDGGMETVTEQRDISFWSLQHIPAALDVLGRQVVAAFGLRERWFHLEFFRLPDGRFVVLEANLRPPGGFMTDMMNYTCDIDVYRLYARVVTGDPVADFQYTPRHHVCHSARRHARRYRHTHQQIVERLGSSLLVHRELPPIYHSLLGEEMYLTRHPDMESMREAVRFIQAT